From a single Okeanomitos corallinicola TIOX110 genomic region:
- a CDS encoding Npun_R2821/Npun_R2822 family protein translates to MKNGIYTLANDYVYNQLVALLNSIEVNGGANIPVCVIAYNDQIEKVRAEVEKRPNVTLFNDPDIFARWEEFSLKVWESHPKAIQNWREQGITTKFYRVGENRRYCAFDLDSNFEKFIYLDADTLVMQPLDFIFDQLDHHDFVVYDFQYKDPSHIYNLSSPKLIEIFSQERINSEIFCSGFYASKRGMFPPEQRDWIISELQSGESDILYMSAPNQSVLNYMRMKNNVSFYNFALNLPTGTATGNAVSSLHFENIDQVLYDKGNRLTYLHYIGLSSKLFSKVCNGENIDFPYRDIFLHYRYLHEPEKRPKFTTKAKAYNAPPSLGTKILRKLGLAKK, encoded by the coding sequence TGGTGGTGCAAATATTCCTGTCTGTGTAATTGCTTATAATGATCAGATAGAAAAAGTACGAGCAGAAGTAGAAAAAAGACCAAATGTCACCTTATTCAATGATCCAGACATCTTTGCTCGTTGGGAAGAATTCTCTCTGAAAGTATGGGAATCTCATCCCAAAGCTATTCAAAATTGGCGAGAACAAGGCATTACCACTAAATTTTATCGTGTTGGAGAAAATAGAAGATATTGTGCATTTGATCTAGACAGTAACTTTGAAAAATTTATCTACCTGGATGCAGATACATTAGTAATGCAACCTTTAGACTTCATTTTTGATCAATTAGATCATCATGATTTTGTAGTATATGACTTCCAATATAAAGATCCTAGTCATATCTATAACTTATCCTCTCCGAAACTTATAGAAATATTTAGTCAAGAAAGAATTAACTCCGAAATATTTTGTTCAGGATTTTACGCATCAAAAAGGGGAATGTTCCCACCGGAGCAAAGAGACTGGATAATCTCAGAACTACAGTCAGGAGAATCAGATATTTTATATATGTCTGCTCCCAATCAATCTGTTCTCAATTATATGAGAATGAAAAATAACGTCTCATTTTATAACTTTGCACTTAATTTACCTACTGGAACAGCTACAGGTAATGCTGTCAGTTCTCTGCATTTTGAAAACATAGATCAGGTTTTGTACGACAAAGGTAACAGATTAACTTATTTACACTATATTGGCTTATCTTCTAAATTATTCAGTAAAGTTTGTAATGGTGAAAATATTGATTTTCCTTATCGGGATATTTTCTTACACTATCGTTATTTACACGAACCAGAAAAACGTCCAAAATTTACAACTAAGGCCAAAGCTTATAATGCTCCTCCCAGTCTAGGTACAAAGATTTTGAGAAAGTTAGGG